Below is a window of Leucobacter sp. Psy1 DNA.
ACGAAGCACTCATCGAGGAGGCCTTCGGACCCCTCACGATCATCGTCGAGACGCCTGCGGGAACCGACCTCGCCTCGCTCCTTCCCGAGTTCTTCGCGGGGAACCTCACGGGAACGGTGCACCTGAGCGCCGAGGAGGCCGCGGGGTCGACCGACAACCGGGCAGACCTCGCCGCGCTCGTCGCAGCGCTGAGCCAGCAGGTGGGTCGCGTGCTCTTCAACGGCTGGCCGACGGGTGTCGCGGTCACCCCCGCGATGCAGCACGGCGGACCCTGGCCCGCGACGACCAACGACTCCAGCACCTCGGTGGGCAGCGCCGCGATTCAGCGGTTCGTGCGCCCCGTCGCCTACCAGAGCGCACCCGAGGCACTGCTGCCGATTGCCCTGCGCGATGACAATCCGCTCGGAGTGCCGCAGCGACGCTCCCCCGCAGGAGATTCGAAGACCTGGGGCGACGCGGCGCGACGCTGAGCCAGTCGACCGGTATCGCGGCATCGGCGATGAGGCGGCCGGGACAGCGCCCGACCGCCTCATCGCGTACGGTCACTCGACTCGTCGTCCAGCGAGCAGCACGGCCTCGCGCGCTTCAGGCGACCAGAGCGCCGACGGGGTGGACATCGGGTCCTGGGACAGCACGACGGCGTCTCCGTAGGCACCGGGGCGCAGGTGCCCGAGCGCACGGTCACCCAGGATCTCTGCGTTGACGACCGTCATGGCGTGCAGCGTTGCCTCTGCACCGGAGGCTTCGACCTGCAGTTGGACACCCCGGAGCTGGTCGTCTTCGAGATCTCCCATGAGGTCGCTGCCGAATCCGACTTGCACCCCGGCATCGAGCGCGATGCGGATCGCCTCCTGTCCGCGAGTGAGGACCTCCTCGTTCTTCGCGAGCGACACTTCATTGAGCCCGAGGCCCGCACCGCGGCGGCTCATCGCGTCGTATGCGGCCAGAGTCGGAACCAGGTAGGCGCTGCGCCTGGCCATCTCCCTAGCGGTCTTCCGGTCGAGCAGATTCCCGTGCTCGATGGTGCGCACCCCGTTCTCGATCGCGTGCATGATCGCCTCGGGCGAGTAGGCGTGCGCCGCAACGTAGCTCTTCCGGCGCGCAGCCTCCGCCGTCACCGTCTGCAGTTCCTCCGGCGCGTACTGCGGCACGCTCAGCGGGTCCGTGAGCGAGAAGACGCCACCCGAGGTCATCACCTTGATCGCGTGCGCTCCGGTGCGCAACCGTTCGCGGACGGCGACACGTAGCGCATCGACACCGTCGACGATCTCGCACATGTGCCCGTGACTGAAACAGACGTCGACGTGCTCCGAGCGCGGGTCCCCGTGTCCACCGGTCTGGCTCAGAGCGGGCCCGGTGAAGAAGTACCGCGGAGCGGTGATCACTCCGGTGTCCCTCGCGCGCAGCAGCCCGATGTCGCCTCCCGCGACATCGCGCACCGTGGTGAAGCCGCGGCGAAGCGCTTTACCGAGACGCGCAGCGCCGTTCACCGCCGCAAAACTCAGCGGTCCGCGTTCATTCTCGAACCCGTCCATGCTCGTGGCGTAGGCGTGGAAGTGGTTGTCGATGAGTCCTGGAAGCACCCAGAAGCCCCGACCGTCGAACGACTCGGCACCGGGGTCCGGCGCATCCGCGACGATCCCGTCGACGATGTGCAGGTCACGCAAGGAGAATCCCACCTCGTTCCCGTCCCACACTCGCGCCTGACGGATCGTGATCGAGCGGTCTGATTTCATGTCTGCACTCCTGGGGTTCATCCGATATTGCCGAGAGATGCGGCCGGAGCGGAGTTCGCGCTCCGGCCGCACGGTTCTAGCCGCGCAGCTGCGCTGTCTCCGCTTCGTCGATCGTGTAGTCGGGGCGGACCGCGACGCCGTAGTCGCTTCGTGCCGCAAGCGCGGAGACGAAGCCGTTGCGGACGTCCCTGGCCACCGCCGCGGGGTCGCGATCGAACGGATTTCCGTACCCGCCGCCGCCACCGGTCTGATTCACCAGGACCTCGCCTGCGTCCAACTGGTTGTAGCTCCCGCCCTGCACGACCTCGCGCGGAGTGCCGGGGTTGAGGACGACGCGGTTCGGGCTCCCCTCGAGACCACCATCGATCGACCACGGACTCGTCCGGGTCTTGTAGACCAGGCAGATCCCGGTGGCCGGTGCGGTGAACCTATACGTGCGGCTCACTCCGACACCTCCGCGGAATCGACCGGCGCCTCCGGTATCCGGACGGTACCCGTAGTGGTCGATGATCATCGAGGACTTTGCTTCGAGGACCTCGACCGGGTTGTTCCGGCAGCCCGGCTCCGAGAGATGCATGATGCCGTCCTCGCCGTCATGCGTCGCGGAGCCGCCGTAGCCCACCGCCTCATTGGTGGCTTCCTGCCAGAAGTCCCCCGTGCGAGGGTTTACGCCGAGACCCATCATTGAGCAGACGTCTCCGCCAGAGCAGGCCGGCACGCGATCGGGCATCCCCTGGGCCAGCGCTTTCAGAATGACTTCGCCTGCGAGAAGTCCTGTCCAGAGGGTGAACGTCGGCATCGGTTCGACGGCGTGCATCACCGAACCGGGTACCGTTACGACCCTCAGAGGAGCGAAGTTGCCGGCTACAACGGGCGAATCGGGGGTCGTGAGCGATTTGAAGATGAGGCTCGACAGCGCTTCCGTCTGTCCGGGCGGAAGGTTGATCGGTCCGCGGACGTTCTCTGCGCTCCCCGTCCAGTCGACAATCATCTCGTCATCGGTCACCGTGACGGTGCAGTGCATCTTGACGAGCGTGTCCAGGTCAATCCCGTCGTGATCGAGATAGTCGGTCGCCGACCAGGATCCGCGCGGAAGTTTCGCGAGCGCAAGGCGCGCGAGCCGTTCGCCGTGCTCGTTGATGGTCCGCATCGACTCGCCGAGGGTCTCCACACCGTATTTCTCGGCGAGCTCCTGCGTCCGCTTCACGCCGGTGACGCAGGCGGACACCTGCGCCTGAATATCGCCGATCGTGTGCTTCGGGGTCCGGCTGTTGAACCTGATGATGTTGAAGACGTCCGCGTTCCGCTCGCCGCGTCGATACAGCTTCGAGGCGGGCATCACCAACCCTTCCTGCGCCTTATCCGTGGAGTCGAGAACGTACCCGGGATCTTTCTGATTCAAGTCCGTGATGTGGACACGGCACGAGGCGAAGCCGATCAGCTGCCCGTCGAAATGAATCGGGGCGAACACCAGCGGATCAAGCGTGTGAGCGCTCGACCAGTAGGGGTGATTGATGATGAACACGTCACCCGCCTCCATAGAGTCCGCTCCGAGGAATTCGATGGAGTGTTTGATTCCGGCGTCGTTCCCCCTCGTGAACACGGCGATTCCCGGCGCATCCGCCACCACGTCGCCGTTCGCGTCGTGAATGCCGATGCCGTAGTCGTGAATCTCGTACACGACCGTGTTGTAGGCGGTGCGGCAGAGATTTCTGGCGATCTCCTCAGCGGCCGCGAGCAGACCGTGTCGGATGATCTCGGTGGTGATTGCATCAGCCATGTTCAGGCCCCTTTCGTCGCGGTCTGGATAGAAATGCTGAGTTCGCCATAGCTCCCGACCCGTAAGCGATCGCCTGCGTGGAGAACCGTCGTCGCCGTGTGCTCCGTGATGACGGCGGGACCATCAACCGTGTCACCGGCGCGCAGGTCCTCGCGCGCGATCAGCGCGTAATCGACAGCCGTATCTCCCGGCTGCATCACGGTGCGGCGACCCCTGGGGTAATCGTCACCCGGGCGACGTTTGTCGGCGAACGGAAGATCGGGCTTGCTCACCTTTCCCACTGCGTTGAGCCGGAGCGTCGTCGTCTCGATGGGGTCGTCCATCGTGTGCCCGTACTGACGCTGATGGAGCCGGTCGAATTGCTCCCTGATGGCAGCGCGCGGGTCTCCCTGACCACTCGGGAAATCGATCGTCACGGCGTGTTCCTGGCCCGAATAGCGAACCGACACGACCCTCCGGAACTCCATCTGGCCAGGTGAGAATCCTTCCGCTTTCAAGGTCTCAGTCGCTTCCGCTTCCATTCCGGCGAAGAGTTCGTGGACGGCCTGCGAGTCGAGGTCGTCGAGCGGCTGAATGCTCGTGCGAGAGGAGTCGTGCTGCACATCGGCCATGAGCATGCCGAGCGCCGAGAACGCGCCCTGCCCTGGGGGCACGATCACCTCGGGAATGCCCAGCTCACGGGCGACATCAACGGCGACCAAGCCCCCTCCGCCTCCGAATGAGAGCAGCGCGAAGTCCTGCGGGTCGTGCCCCAGCTCGATCGTGATCGCGCGCACGGCTCCCATGATCTTCGTGTTCGAGATCTGGATCATCCCCCTGGCGAGCTCGGTGACCGAGAGGCCCAGCTGCTCGGCGATGGGCGCGAGCGCGGTGATCGAACGGTCGCGGTCGAGGGTGAGCTCGCCTCCCAGCGGCGTATCCGCACCCAGATACCCGATCGCCAGCGCGGCGTCGGTGAACGTCGGCTGCGTTCCGCCGCGGCCGTATGCGGCAGGACCGGGCAGCGCACCGGCGCTTTTGGGCCCGACCTGCAGGGCACCAGCGTCGTCCAGATAGCCGAGTGAACCCCCGCCTGCCCCGATCGTGTGGATATAGAGGGAGGGCGTGTTGATCGGCAATCCCTCGAATTCCGCCCCGTGGTATCGCACCGGCTCACCCTCGAGCACCAGTGAGGCATCGAGACTTGTACCCCCCATGTCGATGGTGATCAGGTTCGGACGGTCGATGAGCTTCGCGAACGCCGCTGCGCCGACGACTCCGCCCGCTGGCCCTGAAAGGATGAGATTTACCGGCTGCTCCCGAGCAGCGGAGGCGGTCATCGCGCCCCCTCCCGATCTCGACATGAGGAACCGCCCATCAAAGCCGCGTTTCGCGAGTTCGTCCTCCAGTGCGCGGAGGTAGCTGCGCATGATGGGCTTGATATAGGCATCGAGCACGGCCGTGCTCGTCCGTTCGTATTCGCGGTATTCGCGGGACAACTCGTGAGACAGCGTCACTTCGACGTTCGGCGCTTCCTCTTCGAGGATCTCGCGCATGCGACGCTCATGTGCCGGGTTCGCGTACGAGTGGAGGAATCCGACGGCCACGGCGGTGTAGCCGCGGTGCGCGATCTCACGGGCGACTTCACGAGCATCGGCGTCGTCGAATGGCGTGACGACGCTACCGGAGACCGAACTCCGCTCCGTGACCTCGAAGGTGTCGTATCGTTCGAGTAGCGGCTCGGGTTTGCGATAGGAGAAGTCGTACATGACCTTCCGGTCGGTCCGGCCGAGCAGGTACACGTCACGGAAGCCGCGCGTCGCGATCGTCGCGATCCTCGCCCCGGACCGCGTCAGAAGCGAGTTGAGGCCGAGCGTACTGCCGTGGTTGAACGTGGTGACGGTCGCGAGATCGGCATCCGCCTTCTCGAACGCGGCAAGCACCCCGGAGGTCGGCTCATCCGGAGTAGTGGGGACTTTTTCGAAGCGAAGTTCGCCGGTCTCCGGCACCAGTTTCACCACATCGGTGAATGTGCCGCCGACATCAATGGCGATGCGAACGTTTTCGGGCATGCGAGGGATTCCTTTCCCATAGTGGTCGAGATGTGAGGTGACGGGTCGGCGCTGATGCGCTCAGCGTCTCGTCCGGTCCGCGGCGGCAAGTCCCACCGCAGCGAGGATGATGAAACCCGTCACCATGTCCTTGAGCTGGGGGTTCAAATTCAGTAGGTCGAATCCGTTGCCGATGAGCGCGATCAGGAACACGCCCGCAACCGACCTCCACACCGCTCCGACTCCGCCGTAGATGCTGGTGCCGCCCAGAATGACGGCGGCGATCGCACTGAGCTCGAGCCCCGCCCCCGCCAGGGGCTGACCTGAAGCGATACGCGAGACGCCGATCGCGGCGGCGCTCCCTGCCGCGAGGCCGCTCAGCATGAAGACGATCACGCGGGTCCGATTCACCCTGATCCCCGAGAGCTCGGCGGCTTCGGCGTTGCCGCCGACGGCGTAGACGTGACGCCCGAACACCGACCTCGAGAGGAGAAACCACATTCCCGCGACGACGACGATCATGACGATCACTGCGATGAAGATGCCGCCGATACGATCGCGGCCGAGAGCGGTGAAACCCGGAGTCGTGACGGTGATCAAGCTTCCCCCGGTGACCAGTACCGCGACCGTCGTGAAGATCATCGATGACGCGAGCGTCGCAAGGAATGAGTGCACTCGTAAGCGAGTGATCACCGCGCCGTTGAACGCCCCGAGAACAAGTCCGATCACCGGTGCGGCGAGCAGCGCGAGCCAGGGGTTCCCCAGCGTCACTGCGAGCCAGGCCGCGACGACGCCGGCGACACTGTAGATCGCGCCGGTGGAGAGGTCGAAGTTCCCCGAGACGATGACGAAGGTGCCCGCGGAGGCGATGATCACCAGCGGCGCGTTCTGGTTGAGGATGTTCACGATGTTCGCAAACGTGAAGAAGGATGGTGAGAGCAAGGCGAGCGCAGCGATCACTGCGAGCAGCAGAATGACGACAGCGTACTCGATCACCAGGTCGCGTGCGGAGAGCTTTCGGCGGGCCCGCATCTCGGTCACTGTGGTGTTGACGGCCTCGCTCATGCTGCGGGCTCCTCTCCGGTGGTCACGTGGAAAAGCCGGAACAGCACCTGCTCCACGGTGGTGTGTCGGGGGTCAATTTCGTCGAAGGTCCGTCCCCCTGCGACGAGGTAGGCGCGATGCGCGAGCTCCATGACCTCCTCGTGCTCCGATGAGATCAGCACGACCGCGATACCTTCGGCTGCGAGGTGCGCGATGAGCTCGTAGATCGTGCGTTTCGCCCCGACGTCGACGCCTCGAGTGGGCTCGTCGAGGACGATGAGCCTCGGTCGCGCGGCGAGCGCCTTGCCGAGGAGCGCCTTCTGCTGATTTCCTCCCGAGAACCAGCTGACTGGCAATTCGATGTCGAGCGGTCTCATCTCCATCGCCCTGGCGTGCTCGAGTGCGGTCTCCCGTTCACGGGAGCGCTGAACGACACCCATGCGTGAGCGAGCACCGAGGCTCGCGAGGGCAATGTTCTCGCGCACCGATCGTTGCAGGATGAGGCCGTCTCGATGTCGGTCCTCGGAGGCGAAGACGAACCCGGCCTCGATGGACCGCTTCGGGGATGCCGAGGTCCAGTCCTTCCCATCGAACACGACCGACCCGCCGAGCACGGGATCGATACCGAAGACGGCGCGGAGGCACTCGGTGCGCCCGCTGCCGACGAGGCCGAGGAGGCCGACGATCTCGCCGGGTCGCACCTCGAACGACATGTCCTCGACGCCCGTCCGGGTGCGAAGGTGATCGACCCGCAGAATCGGCGGCTGCGCCTGGGCGGGCCCCGCGGCGCGCTCGGGGTACGCCTGATCCATCTCCCGCCCCAGCATCGCCGTGACCAGGTCGTGTTTGGTGACCGCGGCCGCTGCAACGGTGTCGATTCGCCGCCCGTCACGCATGACGGTAATGCGGTCTGCCACTTCGAGCACTGAATCGAGGAAGTGTGAGACGTAGATGACGCAACAGCCGCGATCGCGCAGAAGCCGCATGAGGTCTTCGAGCTGGCGCATCTCGTGGGCGGTGAGGGAGGAGGTTGGCTCGTCCATCACGATCACTCGCGCGTCGCGGGCGAGCGACCGGAGGATCTCGACCTTCTGCTGATCGGCGATGCGGAGATCGCGCACGTGGGTGCGACCATCGATGCCAAACCCGATATCCGCGTCCAAGCGTCGGTAACGGTCGAGCACGTTGCCGCGCTCGATGCCCCAACGGTGTTCTTCCGCCCCGAGGAAGACGTTCTGGGCGACCGTCAGATCCGGGACGAGCGCAAGTTCCTGGGCAATCATGGCGACCCCTCTGCGCTGGGCGGTTCCCGGGTCCCACCGTCCGACGGATGCGCCATCCACGAGGAGTTCCCCCTGGTCAGCTGAGTACACCCCGGCGATGACCTTCCCGAGCGTGGACTTGCCTGCGCCGTTCTCACCGACGAAGGCGTGGATCTCTCCTCGGCGTACGGTGAGCGAAACATTGCTCAGCGCCTGCGTGGCCCCGAAGCGCTTGCCGATTCCGCGGAGCTCGACAGCGTCGACCTCGGAAGCCGCGCGCGTCGACGGGATCTCTTGATCAGCCATTCCACTCACCCGTGAACTCGGGCGCGGCCTCCAGGTCGTCTCGCGTGACGATGGGGCCGAGATCGACCAGCGAGTCCGCGTCGATCACCGCAGTGACGTTCTCTCCCCTGATCGCAGCTACGGCCTGCTCCAGTGCGGCCTCACCCATGCTGACCGGGAAGTTCAGGTAGTCGTTCGTCCACAGGCCGTCCCGGACCGCCTGGACGGCCTCCGTGGTCCCGCCGCCTCCGGTGAGGAAGACGGATGCGGGATCAATACCGGCATTCTCGAGGGCGATCTGGGCGCCGAGCGTCTGCTGATCGGCATTGCTCAGGATGCCGCTGATGTCCGGGTTGCCCTGCAGCAGATTCGACACGGCCGACAGGGACTGATCCCGGTCGTACGCGCCCTCGACGGTCCCGACGATCTCGATGTTGTCGTGTCCGCCGAGCACCGTCTCCCAGGCTTCGATCCGCTCGATGTCGAGCGGGGAGTTGAGGAGGCCGGCGAGCAGTCCGATCTTGCACGGGTCGATGTCTGCGCAGTAGTCGACCACCGATTCCGCTTGCGCGGTCGCACCGACGGCTGGGGGTGTCGCGATGGTCGAGACGACGCCGTCGACCTGGGGCTCCATCTCGGAGATGTCCGGGCCGATCGGGTTGAGCACCGTGACGACGGGAATGTCGCTGCCGAGCGGGAATGCTGCGCCCAGGCCCGGTCCGTCGTGCGGAACCACGACGACGCCGTCGGCCTGACCGGTCGTTCCCACGTTCTGCAGCTGGGAGAGCTGGGTGTTCGCGTCGAACTGGCCGTCCTGGATCTTGGTGTTGATGGTGATGCCGAGCTCCTCGGAGAGCTCGGCCGCCCGCTGCTCGATTCCGGTGTTCACGGCCTGGTTGTAGCCGTTCTGCGAAGAGGAGGCGAGCAGGACTATGGTGAGGGATTCTCCGTCGCCGCCCGTTCCATCTGAGCTGCACGCGACGAACACGGTGGAGAGCGCGATGGCTCCCACTCCGGCGAGGGTACGAGTGATGCGCTTCATTGCAATCTACTTTCTGAGTGGCGGGGTCAGGGAGTGGTCGTGACAGCGTGGTCGATCCGGAAGAGGCGGGCAGCGCCGATCTCGGCGTCGCCCAGCAGCATCCGAAGCTCGGGACCGATTCGGTCGCGGCGCGGATGGTCCAACCACTCCTGATACGCCCCCTCGTCCGGCCATACTGCGGACACGAGGATCTCGTGCGAGCCATCGGTCGCGACCGAGATCTCCGATGAGATCGCCCGGGTGAGATCGAGGGATTCCTGAAGGATGTGCTCGGCGCGGTACAGGCCGAGCACGGCGGCACTGTCCTCCCTGAGCGGGTGCAGGGTCAAAAGGCTTCGAATCATGTGGTTCGTACTCCGTCGTCTGGCCAACATCGCTCTGAGCGAGCGCAGACTGAACATACCTCGCACGTACTCCCCGGCATTGTGCATTGTGCACAGGCCAGGGACGAAGTAATGTGCACATATGCGAGTGGGTGTCGCGTTGTGGCCGAATTCCGTGACGTGCGGGTGGATGTCGCCGGACGGAAACCGCACCGCCAGCGGTGAGCCCGAGCCTCACGATGGTCGGGATTCCACTCTGCGTGCCGCGCTGCGACGGGCCCTCTCTACCGTGTCGGAACGATGTGGGGAAGTCGCCGGCGAGCCCACGTCGATCGTGTTCGACGCAAGCCCTCTGCTTGATCTGAGCGTCCGACCCACCACCACACTCATCCGAATCGCACCACGGCCACCACTCGACGCGCAGCACGAGGAGGAGATCTCCCCCGAGGCCACCCGCGTCGTTCACGTTCGCGGCGGTCACACTGCGCTGGGGGAAGAGCTGGTCCCGCTCGACACCGACGCTCTCCGCTCGGTGGCCGTAACCGCGGCCGCCGGCGAGCGCTTCGTGATCACCGGCGCCGGCTCCGTGGTGAACGCCGAGCATGAACGACGCGCGGGAGAGATTCTGCTGGAGCACGCCGAACCGGCGGGCATCGAATACGGGCACGCCTTCCCCGCGAGTTCTTTCACTCTGCGCGAGGCCACCGCACTCGCGAACAGTTCGCTCCTCACCCAAGCCGTCGCGCTCGGCACGAATCTGGCCCTTGCAGCAGAGGACATCGCTCCCGATGCACGGATGTACGTCGCGACGAACGACGGGGGATGCACCCCTCTGGCCCGCCTGTCGAGCGCTCCGGTCCACTCCGCCATCTCGGGCCAGGCCACTGAACTGGTGGGTGCTGCCGCACTCTGCGGCGTTCGCGACGGACGCGTCATCGTCGCAGACACGGACGGCGAGGCGCTCGGAGAGTTCGTCTCTGGCGTGCCGACGGTCGTCGCCGGCCCATCGCGCGCGCACGGCCTCGATCTCGCGATCCGCAGCGCGCACGTGCTCCCCGCTTCCGAGGAGCACGTCTCCGGCAGAGCCGAACGCCCGGTGCTGCTCGCGCGGGGTGGCATCGATCCAGGGTTCATCGGGCTCGACGCCCGCGTACATCTCGATGAGGATCTCCGCGCGATCGGTGCAGGTCGCCTCCCCCTCACCGAGTGGGAGGAACGCACCCTGAGCGTCGCCAGCGCGTCGGAAATGAATCAGGAAGTGGAGACCGCGGAGGCACGGGTACGCGCACGACTAGTTTCGTTCGGCGCCGCCCCCTCCGAGGTCCGCATCCACGAGTCGCGAGTCATCGCCACGGCCTACGAGCTTCCCCGCGTCGTTTCCGTCCGGGTGCGGGGCGTCGCGTTCAGGGCGGGGACCGCATGAGACTCAGTACCGATGAAATCCAGCATCTCAGGACAGGTGCGATGTTCCTCGCCTGCTGCCCGGACCCCGAGTGGTGCGACGAGCAGACCGCGCGCATCGTGTCGTACATGGCCAGATCCGGCGAATCGCCCGACCTCGTCGAGGTGACGGATCTCCCTGCAGATGCGCTCGTCGTTTCACTGGGCTATGTGAACAACGGACTGCCGCTCTCCGACCTCCGTCCAGTCGGCGACGAGTTCTCGACCAGCCTCGAACTCGTCGAAGATGCCCTCGGTCAGAAGGTCTCCGGCATCATGCCCCTGGCCGGCGCGAACATCAATGCACTGGTCCCGGCCATGACCGCTCTCCAGCTCGGCATCCCAGTGGTCGACGCCGACCCGATGGGCCGAGTGTTCCCGCTGCTCTACCAGTCCGTGTTCACTTTGGCCGGCCTCCCCGCCGGGCCGGTCGGCGCGACGGGTCCGAACGGCGAATCCGCGCTGCTCGATGTCGAGAACCCGCTGCGAGCGGAACGCCTCGTCCGCGCACTTGCCGGAGAGTTCGGCGGATGGTCGGCGACCGCGCTGTATCCGATGACCGCCCGGCTCCTCCACGAGCACGGAATTCTCGGGAGCGTTTCGCGAATGATTCGCATTGGACGCGTGCTGAATGCGGCGATCTCGGTTCCGGAGAAGCATGCCGAGCTGCGGCGGGCCGAGGGAGTGCGGCGTATCATCCGAGCACGAGTGAGCGACACCGCCGGGATCTCCCGCCCCGCCCCGCCCGGGCAGCCGGACAACCCGTCGACCGTCGTCCTCATCGAGGAGAGCCAGGGACGGATCGTCCAGATCGAAATTCAGAACGAGTTGTTGCTCCTGCTCGTCGACGGAGATGTCATCGCGGCCGTGCCGGACATCATCACCATGCTCCGCCCGGAGGACGGAAGCGTGGCGAGCCTCAATGATCTCTGGGTCGGGAACCAACTCGACATCGTCGTCCTCCCCGCACCGGCCCAGTGGTATGCGCCCGCCGCAGTCGATCTCGTGGGTCCCGCCGCGCTGCACGTGTGGTTGCAGACCCGTGGAAGGAAATAAGCGTGTCACTCACCGGAACCGTGCTCCTCAGAGACCTCGCGGGCTCGCATGAACTTCGCGGTCTGGATGTTCTGCATCTAGCCTCGCCGATGAGCCCGGTCCGCGACCTCGCACTGCTCACCGATGTCGAGGAGATCGCCACGGTCGGGCCGGACACAGTCGTGCTGCTCACGCGCGAGGTCGCACGCGGAGGGTGGGTGATCTCGGCCGCGCTCCGCTACGCCTGGGAGCGGAAGGCATGCGCACTGATCGTGCCGCAGCAGAGCACGACCCGCACGGTGCGAGAGCTCGCGGAGCGCTTGGACGTGTCGCTGCTCACGACGAACGAGAACATGACGAAACTCGCGATCGACATGGCGATGCAGATCGGCGTCGCCCGCGCGGGAGTGCTCTCACGGGTGCAGTCGTTCAGCGAGCGGATCTCGAGGGAAACCACGCTCGACGGCGCTCTCGACTGCGTGTCGATCGAGCTCGCCGGTGCCGGCGTCGCGATTGAGACCGCTGGCACGACGGTGTTTCACCGAGGGGTGCTTTCGACGCTCGCGGACGCCTCGGAGATCGGCCGGGGAACGCGCATAGTGGTCCCGCTCGGACTTGGCAGCGCACCGGGAGACGCGCTGGTCGCCACCGTCGCCGGTGTCGCGGAGGCCAACGCCAGACACGTCCTCGAGACCGCCGGCCCGCACGTGCGCGCGCTCCTCGCGGAGACGCGGCTCCGCGCTCTGCAGGCAGCGCTCCCCGTC
It encodes the following:
- a CDS encoding hydantoinase/oxoprolinase family protein; the protein is MPENVRIAIDVGGTFTDVVKLVPETGELRFEKVPTTPDEPTSGVLAAFEKADADLATVTTFNHGSTLGLNSLLTRSGARIATIATRGFRDVYLLGRTDRKVMYDFSYRKPEPLLERYDTFEVTERSSVSGSVVTPFDDADAREVAREIAHRGYTAVAVGFLHSYANPAHERRMREILEEEAPNVEVTLSHELSREYREYERTSTAVLDAYIKPIMRSYLRALEDELAKRGFDGRFLMSRSGGGAMTASAAREQPVNLILSGPAGGVVGAAAFAKLIDRPNLITIDMGGTSLDASLVLEGEPVRYHGAEFEGLPINTPSLYIHTIGAGGGSLGYLDDAGALQVGPKSAGALPGPAAYGRGGTQPTFTDAALAIGYLGADTPLGGELTLDRDRSITALAPIAEQLGLSVTELARGMIQISNTKIMGAVRAITIELGHDPQDFALLSFGGGGGLVAVDVARELGIPEVIVPPGQGAFSALGMLMADVQHDSSRTSIQPLDDLDSQAVHELFAGMEAEATETLKAEGFSPGQMEFRRVVSVRYSGQEHAVTIDFPSGQGDPRAAIREQFDRLHQRQYGHTMDDPIETTTLRLNAVGKVSKPDLPFADKRRPGDDYPRGRRTVMQPGDTAVDYALIAREDLRAGDTVDGPAVITEHTATTVLHAGDRLRVGSYGELSISIQTATKGA
- a CDS encoding sugar ABC transporter substrate-binding protein; its protein translation is MKRITRTLAGVGAIALSTVFVACSSDGTGGDGESLTIVLLASSSQNGYNQAVNTGIEQRAAELSEELGITINTKIQDGQFDANTQLSQLQNVGTTGQADGVVVVPHDGPGLGAAFPLGSDIPVVTVLNPIGPDISEMEPQVDGVVSTIATPPAVGATAQAESVVDYCADIDPCKIGLLAGLLNSPLDIERIEAWETVLGGHDNIEIVGTVEGAYDRDQSLSAVSNLLQGNPDISGILSNADQQTLGAQIALENAGIDPASVFLTGGGGTTEAVQAVRDGLWTNDYLNFPVSMGEAALEQAVAAIRGENVTAVIDADSLVDLGPIVTRDDLEAAPEFTGEWNG
- a CDS encoding sugar ABC transporter ATP-binding protein encodes the protein MADQEIPSTRAASEVDAVELRGIGKRFGATQALSNVSLTVRRGEIHAFVGENGAGKSTLGKVIAGVYSADQGELLVDGASVGRWDPGTAQRRGVAMIAQELALVPDLTVAQNVFLGAEEHRWGIERGNVLDRYRRLDADIGFGIDGRTHVRDLRIADQQKVEILRSLARDARVIVMDEPTSSLTAHEMRQLEDLMRLLRDRGCCVIYVSHFLDSVLEVADRITVMRDGRRIDTVAAAAVTKHDLVTAMLGREMDQAYPERAAGPAQAQPPILRVDHLRTRTGVEDMSFEVRPGEIVGLLGLVGSGRTECLRAVFGIDPVLGGSVVFDGKDWTSASPKRSIEAGFVFASEDRHRDGLILQRSVRENIALASLGARSRMGVVQRSRERETALEHARAMEMRPLDIELPVSWFSGGNQQKALLGKALAARPRLIVLDEPTRGVDVGAKRTIYELIAHLAAEGIAVVLISSEHEEVMELAHRAYLVAGGRTFDEIDPRHTTVEQVLFRLFHVTTGEEPAA
- a CDS encoding amidohydrolase family protein, with amino-acid sequence MKSDRSITIRQARVWDGNEVGFSLRDLHIVDGIVADAPDPGAESFDGRGFWVLPGLIDNHFHAYATSMDGFENERGPLSFAAVNGAARLGKALRRGFTTVRDVAGGDIGLLRARDTGVITAPRYFFTGPALSQTGGHGDPRSEHVDVCFSHGHMCEIVDGVDALRVAVRERLRTGAHAIKVMTSGGVFSLTDPLSVPQYAPEELQTVTAEAARRKSYVAAHAYSPEAIMHAIENGVRTIEHGNLLDRKTAREMARRSAYLVPTLAAYDAMSRRGAGLGLNEVSLAKNEEVLTRGQEAIRIALDAGVQVGFGSDLMGDLEDDQLRGVQLQVEASGAEATLHAMTVVNAEILGDRALGHLRPGAYGDAVVLSQDPMSTPSALWSPEAREAVLLAGRRVE
- a CDS encoding ABC transporter permease, yielding MSEAVNTTVTEMRARRKLSARDLVIEYAVVILLLAVIAALALLSPSFFTFANIVNILNQNAPLVIIASAGTFVIVSGNFDLSTGAIYSVAGVVAAWLAVTLGNPWLALLAAPVIGLVLGAFNGAVITRLRVHSFLATLASSMIFTTVAVLVTGGSLITVTTPGFTALGRDRIGGIFIAVIVMIVVVAGMWFLLSRSVFGRHVYAVGGNAEAAELSGIRVNRTRVIVFMLSGLAAGSAAAIGVSRIASGQPLAGAGLELSAIAAVILGGTSIYGGVGAVWRSVAGVFLIALIGNGFDLLNLNPQLKDMVTGFIILAAVGLAAADRTRR
- a CDS encoding hydantoinase B/oxoprolinase family protein; protein product: MADAITTEIIRHGLLAAAEEIARNLCRTAYNTVVYEIHDYGIGIHDANGDVVADAPGIAVFTRGNDAGIKHSIEFLGADSMEAGDVFIINHPYWSSAHTLDPLVFAPIHFDGQLIGFASCRVHITDLNQKDPGYVLDSTDKAQEGLVMPASKLYRRGERNADVFNIIRFNSRTPKHTIGDIQAQVSACVTGVKRTQELAEKYGVETLGESMRTINEHGERLARLALAKLPRGSWSATDYLDHDGIDLDTLVKMHCTVTVTDDEMIVDWTGSAENVRGPINLPPGQTEALSSLIFKSLTTPDSPVVAGNFAPLRVVTVPGSVMHAVEPMPTFTLWTGLLAGEVILKALAQGMPDRVPACSGGDVCSMMGLGVNPRTGDFWQEATNEAVGYGGSATHDGEDGIMHLSEPGCRNNPVEVLEAKSSMIIDHYGYRPDTGGAGRFRGGVGVSRTYRFTAPATGICLVYKTRTSPWSIDGGLEGSPNRVVLNPGTPREVVQGGSYNQLDAGEVLVNQTGGGGGYGNPFDRDPAAVARDVRNGFVSALAARSDYGVAVRPDYTIDEAETAQLRG